The Erythrobacter sp. Alg231-14 genome has a segment encoding these proteins:
- a CDS encoding CpaD family pilus assembly lipoprotein, with translation MNKPRKSKLMGAVALSLGLVAAGCAGMPTNTSLYSTKQPVVERTNFTMDVDTNRSGLSISEQQRLNGWFETMDLSYGDRVSIEDPGNNPAVSNAVNDLAARYGIIVSAVAPTTVGMLEPGKARVVITRSSASVPGCPDWSAKSDSNYWNATSPGYGCAVNSNLAAMVANPEDLLEGQSGTGETVVATGTRAIQTYRETAPTGAGGLQNATGGGN, from the coding sequence ATGAACAAGCCACGCAAAAGCAAATTGATGGGCGCAGTTGCCCTTTCGCTCGGCCTCGTTGCGGCGGGTTGCGCAGGAATGCCAACAAACACGTCGCTCTACAGCACCAAACAACCGGTCGTTGAACGCACCAACTTTACGATGGATGTGGACACGAACCGCTCAGGCCTCTCGATTTCAGAACAACAACGTTTGAACGGTTGGTTTGAAACGATGGACCTGTCTTACGGTGATCGTGTTAGCATCGAAGACCCCGGCAACAATCCGGCGGTTTCCAATGCCGTCAACGATCTGGCCGCGCGTTACGGCATCATTGTCAGCGCCGTTGCTCCGACAACGGTTGGCATGCTCGAACCGGGCAAAGCACGCGTTGTGATCACGCGGTCCAGCGCTTCTGTTCCTGGATGCCCTGATTGGTCGGCCAAATCCGATTCAAACTACTGGAACGCAACCAGCCCCGGCTATGGTTGTGCCGTGAACAGCAATCTGGCCGCTATGGTCGCCAATCCCGAAGACCTTCTCGAAGGTCAGAGCGGGACCGGTGAAACCGTTGTCGCGACCGGCACACGGGCCATTCAAACCTATCGCGAAACCGCACCGACCGGTGCAGGCGGACTTCAAAACGCAACTGGCGGAGGAAACTGA
- a CDS encoding pilus assembly protein CpaE, with translation MTAPWKSGLPGNRDAFAAYICDDAALDVLRPIVIEMGWQPEKCNKGGLRNAVQSLSVSASPAILLVDLSESGDPLNDINALAEVCEPGTVVIAIGQVNDVRLYRDLLASGIHDYLLKPLNAQAVHDALNGALAVFTSPKAGDGEAVKRHISTAIVGTRGGVGASTLATSLSWLFSEHHQVPTALLDLDVHFGTGALALDLEPGRGLTDAIDNPSRIDGLFIERAMIRANDNLSILSAEAPISQPLMTDGSAFVQLEEEFRQAFEMTVIDLPRNMLINFPHLLADVNLVLLTCELTLASARDTIRILSWLKTNAAHAHPMIVANKVQPGVAEISKADFEASIERKVDFAVPYDIKAASNAAKLGQVFIEANKSSKATAGIKQIAERVLGASEEDLAAVSEQKKSLLGGFDLKGLLAKKKSPEAEPAE, from the coding sequence ATGACTGCTCCTTGGAAATCGGGTCTCCCCGGCAATCGTGACGCCTTTGCCGCCTATATTTGTGACGATGCCGCACTCGACGTGCTGCGCCCAATCGTCATCGAAATGGGTTGGCAGCCGGAAAAGTGTAACAAGGGCGGCCTGCGCAATGCGGTCCAATCCTTGTCCGTCAGCGCAAGTCCGGCGATCCTTTTGGTCGACCTGTCCGAAAGCGGCGATCCGCTGAACGACATCAACGCTTTGGCGGAAGTCTGTGAACCGGGAACCGTCGTGATTGCGATTGGTCAGGTCAACGATGTTCGCCTCTATCGCGACCTTCTCGCCAGCGGCATCCACGATTACCTGCTGAAACCGCTGAATGCACAGGCCGTGCACGATGCATTGAACGGCGCTCTTGCAGTGTTCACATCACCCAAGGCCGGCGATGGTGAAGCGGTCAAACGCCACATCTCAACCGCGATTGTTGGAACACGCGGCGGTGTCGGCGCGTCCACTCTTGCAACGTCGCTATCTTGGTTGTTCAGCGAACATCACCAGGTGCCCACGGCATTGCTTGATCTCGACGTGCACTTCGGAACAGGCGCGCTCGCGCTTGACCTGGAGCCGGGTCGTGGCCTGACCGATGCGATCGACAATCCCAGCCGGATTGACGGTCTGTTCATCGAACGCGCAATGATCCGTGCGAACGACAATTTGTCGATCCTTTCGGCGGAAGCTCCGATTAGCCAACCGTTGATGACCGATGGGTCTGCGTTCGTACAATTGGAGGAAGAATTCCGCCAAGCGTTCGAAATGACCGTCATCGATCTGCCACGCAATATGCTGATCAACTTCCCGCATTTGCTCGCCGATGTGAACCTTGTCTTGCTGACTTGCGAACTGACGCTGGCTTCGGCGCGTGACACGATCCGCATTCTGTCTTGGCTGAAAACCAACGCGGCTCACGCGCATCCTATGATCGTCGCCAACAAAGTCCAACCGGGCGTGGCAGAGATCAGCAAGGCCGATTTCGAAGCCTCAATCGAACGCAAAGTCGATTTTGCCGTTCCGTATGACATCAAAGCCGCGTCAAACGCCGCCAAACTTGGCCAAGTGTTTATCGAAGCGAACAAGTCATCCAAGGCGACCGCCGGAATCAAGCAAATCGCCGAGCGTGTTTTAGGCGCCAGCGAGGAAGATCTCGCTGCCGTCAGCGAACAAAAGAAATCACTGCTTGGTGGATTCGATCTGAAAGGCCTCTTGGCCAAGAAGAAGAGCCCCGAAGCAGAGCCAGCCGAATAA
- a CDS encoding type II secretion system F family protein, which translates to MDFFDTLLITVVIFSVLVAGYFLIAGSGTGKAQKRRLESLRYRHSESTDAKVESQFKKAIAARKPKSHQVAGSGSRLEALEMRLDRTGKGWAVSQYVYASLGIIIAVAVLVFLQSGAPLLSLGVGAVAGLGIPHLVVGFLIGKRTNNFNAKFPDAIELLVRGLRSGLPVTETLGVVSQEVDGPVGIEFKGITERIKIGKTMEDSLQETADRLGIPEFNFFCITLAIQRETGGNLAETLSNLADVLRKRSQMKLKIKAMSSESKASAYIVGSLPFIVFGLIYWINPEYLGGFFYEDRLIVAGLGGLCWMSIGVFIMAKMVSFEI; encoded by the coding sequence ATGGATTTCTTCGATACCCTGCTCATCACGGTGGTGATCTTTTCCGTGCTCGTTGCCGGCTATTTTCTGATTGCCGGATCTGGAACGGGCAAAGCACAAAAGCGGCGCCTTGAATCGCTGCGCTATCGCCATTCCGAAAGCACCGACGCCAAGGTTGAGTCTCAATTCAAGAAAGCCATCGCGGCCCGGAAACCAAAATCTCATCAGGTAGCCGGATCGGGATCGCGTCTCGAGGCGCTTGAAATGCGCCTCGACCGGACCGGCAAAGGCTGGGCCGTTTCGCAATATGTGTATGCATCTTTGGGCATCATCATCGCGGTTGCGGTGTTGGTTTTCTTACAAAGCGGCGCGCCGCTGCTATCGCTTGGCGTTGGCGCGGTTGCGGGCCTCGGTATACCGCATCTTGTGGTCGGATTTCTGATCGGAAAGCGGACCAACAATTTCAACGCAAAATTCCCTGATGCAATCGAACTTTTGGTGCGTGGTCTTCGGTCTGGTTTGCCAGTGACCGAGACATTGGGCGTGGTTTCGCAAGAAGTGGACGGCCCAGTTGGCATCGAGTTCAAAGGGATCACTGAACGGATCAAAATCGGTAAAACGATGGAAGATTCCCTCCAAGAAACGGCCGACCGTCTTGGCATTCCGGAATTCAACTTTTTCTGCATCACCTTGGCGATCCAACGTGAAACGGGCGGTAACTTGGCGGAAACTCTGTCGAACTTAGCCGACGTTTTGCGCAAGCGCTCTCAGATGAAGCTGAAGATTAAAGCGATGAGCTCTGAGTCGAAAGCTTCCGCTTACATCGTTGGTTCTTTGCCGTTCATCGTCTTTGGCCTGATCTATTGGATCAATCCCGAATATCTGGGCGGGTTCTTCTACGAAGATCGCTTGATCGTGGCTGGCCTTGGCGGGCTGTGCTGGATGAGCATCGGCGTCTTTATCATG